The stretch of DNA TGCGTATGGGGGATTCTGCTGTCGATGATAAAATCGAAGTGATTCCTTCAGGATCTTTAGGATTAGACATCGCTTTAGGAGTAGGAGGTTACCCTAAAGGACGTGTCATCGAAATCTATGGACCTGAATCATCAGGTAAAACAACGTTAACATTACATGCTATTGCTGAAGCACAAAAAGCAGGTGGTATTGCAGCATTTATCGATGCAGAGCATGCTTTTGATCGTTTCTATGCTGCAAAATTAGGTGTAGATGTAGAAAACTTAATTATTTCTCAACCTGATAACGGGGAACAAGCTTTAGAAATCGCGGATAACTTAATTCGTTCAGGTGCGATTGATATTATTGTGATCGACTCGGTTGCGGCTTTAACACCAAAAGCAGAGATTGAAGGAGAAATGGGTGATTCTCGTATGGGATTACAAGCTCGATTAATGTCTCAAGCCTTACGTAAGTTAACAGCGACTATTAATAAAACAAACTGTACAGCAATTTTCATTAACCAGTTACGTGAGAAAATTGGAGTAATGTTCGGAAATCCTGAAACAACAACAGGAGGTAATGCTTTAAAATTCTACGCTTCTGTACGTTTAGATATCCGTCGTTCAACTCAAATTAAAAATGGAGATGAGGTCATCGGTAACCACTCAAAAGTTAAAGTGGTAAAAAACAAAGTTGCGCCACCTTTCCGTCAAGCGGAATTCGACATTATGTATGGAGAAGGTATCTCTAAAGTAGGAGAAGTTCTAGATATGGGTGTTGAGAAAGGAATTGTTCAAAAATCAGGTTCTTGGTATTCATACAACGACAGCAAGTTAGGGCAAGGTCGTGATGCCGTGAAAGAACTATTAAAAGATAATCCTGAATTATGTGAAGAAATTGAAGCTAAAATTGTAGCTTTAATCAAAGGAGAACCAGTGGATGGAAAACCATCAGTGGACAATCCTGGAGACGAAGATGCTTTATTCGCTGAATAATTAATTCTTCGAATGAATTTTTATTATAATGACTTGAAAAGCCTTTCCAATTGGAAAGGCTTTTTTTATGTGTGAATCTCTAAATTAGAAATTAAAATCCAAAGCATGTTTTTAATGAAATGATAGTAACGAAGATTAAATTACTCGAAGTGATGCTCAGATTGTGCTCAAAACAATGGGTTAAACTTTCAGAATGCTCATCAATATTACATCCACATTTACCCATTAAGAACCAATAATTATTCTAAAATATATTTTAAACGATAACCGAACATTCCTCTTTCTTTAATCATTTCGGCTACTCCTTTAGGACATTCCGATTCCCAACCGGATTCTCCTTTCGCAATTTTTTCTAAAATTTTACGCGAATAAGAGTGTAAATATTCTTTATTATAATTTAAAATATCCTCGATTCGACCATTATACAAGAAAAATTTATATAGCTCGTGTAAGTTGTCGGATACTTTTAAATTTTTAGATGTTAAAAGCAAATCTTTTTCTTTGTCTAAATACGGATACAAGTAGATTTTAACATCTTTCTTAAACAATTTACCAAAGGCTTCCATAATTCCACCGGGAAGATCATCATAATACTGCTCATTAAAAATCTCCAATAAATTATTAACACCCATGGCTAAACCAATTTTAGTTTTGTTGCGGGTAAACTTCGTAAAGTAATCCGTTAATTTATAGTATTCAGAAAAATTAGAAATGATAACATTATATCCTAATTTTCCAATAATGTCGGCACGATCCAAGAAATCCCGTTCATTCAATTGACCTTCTTTTCCAGAGGCCTTTAAATTAGAAAGTGTAATTTCAAATAAAATCTCAGTATTAGCTTTGGTAATGCCTTCTCCTTGTTTGAATATTTCTAAACCTCCTTTAAACATGTCCATATTCACATTCATAAATGGACGGAAAGAACCTCTAATGGCAAAAATGTTTTTCTTGTACAATAAATCGGCAGGTAAAATATTTTTTCCTTCAGGATTAAATACCACAACATCCGTCATTCCATTCTTTACCAATTGCAACGACATCAAACGGTTATCCACATATTTAAATTGAGGTCCACGGAAATTAATCATATCAATTTCCAATTGGTCTTTATCTAATGTGTCGTATAAAGAATTGATTAAACGACGCGGATTATCATAGTAATTATAAGCCCCATAAATCAAATTCACACCCAATACTCCTAAAGTTTCTTGCTGCAATTGAGCCGAGTTCTCTTTGAATTTAACGTGTAAAATAATTTCGTTCGCTTTTTGATCTTCAACATTCAGTTTAAAACGAATTCCCACCCAGCCGTGTCCTTCGTTTTTCTTCGCATAATCAATTGTTGTTACAGTGTTGGCATAAGTAAAGAAAGCTTTCTCTTGGTAAATATCATGAGTTAAGCGTTGTCTCATCAAGTCAATTTCGTGGTCCAGCATCTTTTTTAAACGAGCTTGCGTCACGTAACGTTTATTTTCTTCAACACCATAAATGGAATCAGACATTTCTTTATCGTACGCGCTCATTGCCTTTGCAACAGTACCCGAAGCAGCACCAGCTCGGTAAAAAAATCGAACTGTTTCTTGTCCTGCACCAATTTCAGCAAACGAGCCGTAAATTTTCGGATTAAGATTAATTTCTAAAGCCTTTTGTTTGGGCGTAAGAACTTGTTGTAAAGCCATAAAAAAATCAATTGTTTGCAGTAAATTTACCAAAGAATTATGGCTAAATCAAAATTAAAAATACATTTTTTAGGGACAGGAACTTCACAAGGAATCCCAATTATTGGAAGTGATCATCCGGTCTGTCTCTCTGATAATCCGAAAGATAAGAGGCTACGCTCTTCTATCCTTC from Faecalibacter sp. LW9 encodes:
- the recA gene encoding recombinase RecA, with product MSDLDNKKKALQLILDKMDKAYGKGTVMRMGDSAVDDKIEVIPSGSLGLDIALGVGGYPKGRVIEIYGPESSGKTTLTLHAIAEAQKAGGIAAFIDAEHAFDRFYAAKLGVDVENLIISQPDNGEQALEIADNLIRSGAIDIIVIDSVAALTPKAEIEGEMGDSRMGLQARLMSQALRKLTATINKTNCTAIFINQLREKIGVMFGNPETTTGGNALKFYASVRLDIRRSTQIKNGDEVIGNHSKVKVVKNKVAPPFRQAEFDIMYGEGISKVGEVLDMGVEKGIVQKSGSWYSYNDSKLGQGRDAVKELLKDNPELCEEIEAKIVALIKGEPVDGKPSVDNPGDEDALFAE